One genomic region from Leptolyngbyaceae cyanobacterium JSC-12 encodes:
- a CDS encoding Putative RNA methylase family UPF0020 (IMG reference gene:2510095883), which translates to MPDRRPDIGFLPTPPEVVEGILQLAKLDPNDLVYDLGCGDGRILIAAAQRFGIRGVGIDIDRDRVHEATQSAHQAGVHHLLTFYQQDLYESQFGDATVLILYLLPHLNLKLRPRLWEQLKPGTRVISHDFDMGDWQPEHKIKIPIEAGEVATLYLWTIAEATVTLKG; encoded by the coding sequence ATGCCTGACCGCAGACCTGATATTGGTTTTTTGCCCACTCCTCCAGAAGTCGTGGAGGGGATACTGCAACTGGCAAAACTTGACCCAAATGACCTTGTATATGATTTGGGTTGCGGTGATGGGCGGATTTTGATTGCAGCAGCCCAACGGTTTGGTATCCGCGGCGTAGGAATTGATATTGATCGCGATCGCGTTCACGAAGCTACCCAGTCTGCTCATCAGGCTGGAGTGCACCATCTGCTTACCTTTTACCAGCAAGATTTATATGAAAGTCAATTTGGTGATGCAACAGTTCTGATTCTTTATCTCCTGCCTCACCTTAATCTCAAACTGCGTCCTCGTCTGTGGGAACAACTTAAACCTGGTACTCGCGTGATTTCTCACGATTTTGATATGGGCGATTGGCAGCCAGAGCACAAAATAAAAATTCCTATTGAGGCTGGAGAAGTTGCCACGCTATATCT
- a CDS encoding WD40 repeat-containing protein (IMG reference gene:2510095884~PFAM: WD domain, G-beta repeat; TIR domain): MNRFQDVFISYGRADSKFLAKKLNDRLIAQGLEVWFDFEDIPLGVNYQKQIDDGIEKADNFLFIISPHAVNSPYCALEVERALKQNKRIIPVLHIEQISHEIWQQRFPQGTAQQWESYQSQGKHSSFPNMHPEICKINWVYCREGVDDFEQSLQDLLAIFERDRVYVRQHTAFLAKALEWQHHHHEPQYLLIREERQQAETWLKTRFQDRQPPCIPTDLHCEFITESTKNANNLMTQVFISWARDDRALMEQFRRSLLRENLTVWVSKTDIQTGADFQQEINHGIEEADNVVYLISPAALKSPDCQQEIQYALSLNKRIIPLLIRFTDLNLIPSELRSLHFINFADNTTQAQHERDVAKLIKILNQDAGYYEEHKILLTKALKWDRQHRNPSILLRGYNLRHAEAWLKVAHHREQHHPIPLIEEFIQESLRQPEGVPLDVFVSYSRKDSEFARRLNDALQIHGKTTWFDQENIAAGSPDFQQEIYRGIENSDHFLFIISPSSIGSPYCFGEVDYATRLNKRIITVLAESVKLESLPPALATVQWIDFSRHDSAFDASFSTLLRTLDTDPEHLRTHTRLLVRALEWENRDRDESLLLRGSSLKEIQQWLLASPHKNPQPTRLQRDYVTASNATEIQRQRATLRLQRVGLGLISVASLAAIALGLTAYRQYQAANRSRIEAQKERIWAQTRTSEALFRSERPFEALLEAMHAGIEFKQFGIADDKLKSTVVTALQQAVFWVQENQRIGAHAGIIWDVDTSPDTKFIASASDDGSVKIWNQDGTLVNQIRSQQNDAFMAVAFSPNQQLLAVGGSSRNGTQGQAFLVRLGDKQQRILLGRQLAPVVGIAFSPNGQTIATASEDSMVRLWNVNGKLLKTLEGHNAPVRSVTFSPDGQLIATASDDRTIRLWSQNGTPIKTLIGHTAQVRSVSFSRDGKHLVSASWDETVRLWNRDGTPIRAIAGHGSLVNDAKFSQDGKTIASAGWDKTIKLWTLNGTLITSLPGHSAQIRNLSFSHRDGLLLSAGGDRVIRRWTLNRPLLATLQAHWARVYSVSFSPDDQILASAGADNTIHLWDRQGNPLRQLKGHQGIVWSVGFSPDSKLLASASSDHTIKLWNRNGQLLKTLVGHAGPVHSVKFSPDGNLLVSAGADQTVRLWRRDGLLIRILQNFNRGLLSASFSPNGRSLAVSGWDNTVQLMTLQGKVITQLKGHQGWVYSVMFSRNGKHLLTASYDGTAKIWSQDGHLVQTLRGHEDGVVAAVFSHDERFIATASYDGTVKLWKQDGRLITTLRGHRDRVSDVSFSQDGNLLATASEDQTVLLWKFAIQGELDKLLARSCEWTHDYLQTHAQILTEIQTFCKTQPQ, translated from the coding sequence ATGAACCGCTTTCAGGATGTCTTCATTTCCTACGGCAGGGCGGACAGTAAGTTTCTTGCCAAGAAATTAAACGATCGCCTGATTGCCCAAGGGCTGGAAGTCTGGTTTGACTTTGAAGACATTCCGCTAGGCGTCAATTATCAGAAGCAAATAGACGATGGGATTGAAAAAGCAGACAATTTTCTGTTCATTATTTCTCCTCATGCTGTCAATTCGCCCTACTGCGCCTTAGAAGTTGAACGAGCGCTGAAGCAGAATAAACGGATTATTCCTGTGCTGCACATTGAGCAGATTAGCCACGAAATTTGGCAACAGCGTTTTCCTCAGGGCACTGCTCAACAATGGGAGTCTTATCAGTCCCAGGGTAAGCATTCCAGCTTCCCCAACATGCATCCAGAGATCTGCAAAATTAATTGGGTCTACTGTCGGGAAGGAGTGGACGATTTTGAGCAATCGCTGCAAGATCTGCTGGCAATTTTTGAGCGCGATCGCGTGTATGTTCGGCAGCACACTGCCTTCTTAGCAAAAGCATTGGAATGGCAGCATCACCACCACGAACCGCAGTACCTCTTGATTAGAGAAGAACGACAACAAGCTGAAACCTGGCTCAAAACGCGCTTTCAGGACAGACAACCACCCTGTATTCCCACCGATCTGCACTGTGAATTCATCACTGAAAGCACCAAAAATGCCAACAACCTGATGACCCAGGTGTTCATTTCCTGGGCAAGGGACGATCGCGCGTTGATGGAACAGTTCCGTCGCAGCCTATTGCGAGAAAACCTCACGGTTTGGGTTAGCAAAACGGATATTCAAACTGGAGCTGATTTTCAGCAGGAAATCAACCACGGCATTGAAGAAGCTGATAACGTGGTTTACCTGATTTCTCCCGCTGCGCTCAAATCACCCGACTGCCAGCAAGAAATTCAATACGCCCTTAGTCTTAACAAACGCATCATTCCATTGCTGATTCGCTTTACCGATCTCAATCTCATTCCATCTGAACTTCGGAGTTTACACTTTATTAATTTTGCCGACAATACAACTCAAGCTCAACATGAGCGTGATGTTGCCAAATTAATCAAAATCCTGAACCAGGATGCTGGGTACTACGAAGAACACAAGATTTTACTCACCAAAGCACTGAAGTGGGATCGGCAGCATCGGAATCCCAGTATTTTGTTGCGAGGTTATAATCTGCGCCATGCCGAAGCCTGGCTAAAAGTTGCTCACCATCGAGAACAGCATCATCCGATTCCCTTAATCGAAGAATTTATTCAGGAAAGTTTACGGCAGCCAGAGGGAGTGCCGCTGGATGTCTTTGTTTCATACTCTCGCAAAGATTCTGAATTTGCCCGTCGGCTCAACGATGCTTTGCAAATTCATGGAAAAACAACCTGGTTTGACCAGGAGAATATTGCGGCTGGTAGCCCTGATTTTCAGCAAGAAATCTACCGCGGAATTGAAAACAGCGACCACTTCTTATTTATCATTTCACCCAGTTCAATTGGTTCACCGTATTGCTTTGGCGAGGTAGATTATGCCACACGGCTGAACAAACGTATAATCACGGTATTGGCTGAGTCAGTAAAGCTAGAGAGCTTGCCTCCTGCTTTAGCAACTGTGCAGTGGATTGATTTCAGTCGGCATGATAGTGCCTTCGATGCCAGTTTCAGTACACTGCTTCGTACCTTGGACACAGATCCAGAGCATTTACGAACCCATACTCGCTTGTTGGTGAGAGCGTTGGAATGGGAAAATCGCGATCGCGATGAAAGTTTGTTGTTGCGAGGCAGCAGTTTGAAGGAAATTCAACAATGGCTACTGGCAAGCCCCCACAAAAACCCACAGCCAACCCGCCTGCAACGAGATTATGTAACCGCTTCCAACGCGACGGAGATCCAGCGACAACGAGCGACCTTACGCCTGCAACGGGTGGGCTTAGGTCTTATTAGTGTTGCATCCCTGGCAGCGATCGCCCTAGGATTAACTGCTTACCGACAATATCAGGCAGCCAATCGTTCTCGGATAGAGGCACAAAAAGAGCGCATCTGGGCACAAACCAGAACTTCTGAAGCGCTGTTTCGCTCTGAGCGTCCATTTGAAGCACTGCTAGAAGCCATGCATGCAGGCATTGAGTTCAAGCAATTTGGCATTGCTGATGACAAACTCAAGTCAACCGTTGTCACAGCGTTGCAGCAAGCGGTGTTTTGGGTGCAAGAAAATCAGCGCATTGGTGCCCATGCTGGAATTATTTGGGATGTGGATACCAGCCCCGATACAAAATTCATTGCGTCAGCTAGTGACGATGGCTCCGTTAAAATCTGGAACCAGGACGGCACCTTAGTCAACCAAATCCGCAGTCAACAAAATGATGCCTTTATGGCAGTTGCCTTTTCTCCGAATCAGCAACTTTTAGCTGTGGGAGGTTCGAGCCGGAATGGCACACAAGGGCAAGCATTTCTGGTGCGGTTGGGTGATAAACAGCAGCGAATCCTATTGGGGCGGCAACTGGCTCCTGTAGTGGGGATCGCCTTTTCTCCGAATGGGCAAACGATCGCGACTGCCAGCGAAGACAGTATGGTGCGGTTGTGGAATGTGAACGGAAAACTGTTGAAAACTCTGGAAGGGCACAATGCCCCTGTGCGGTCAGTGACCTTTAGCCCCGATGGGCAACTGATTGCCACTGCCAGCGACGATCGCACGATTCGCTTGTGGAGCCAGAATGGCACTCCAATTAAAACCTTGATTGGTCATACGGCTCAGGTTCGTAGCGTCAGCTTTAGCCGCGATGGCAAACACCTGGTTTCTGCCAGTTGGGATGAAACTGTGCGTCTCTGGAACCGCGACGGCACTCCCATTCGGGCGATCGCTGGGCATGGTTCTCTGGTGAATGACGCTAAATTTAGCCAGGATGGCAAAACTATTGCCTCAGCAGGATGGGACAAAACTATCAAGTTATGGACGCTGAATGGCACTTTAATCACCAGCCTACCTGGGCACAGTGCCCAAATTCGGAACCTTAGCTTTAGTCATCGGGATGGCTTATTACTTTCGGCAGGAGGCGATCGCGTGATTCGACGCTGGACACTCAACCGCCCCCTTCTTGCAACACTGCAAGCTCATTGGGCAAGAGTCTACAGTGTCTCGTTTTCTCCAGATGATCAAATCCTGGCTTCAGCCGGAGCCGATAATACGATTCACCTTTGGGATCGTCAAGGGAACCCCCTGCGCCAGCTTAAAGGGCATCAAGGCATTGTGTGGTCAGTTGGCTTTAGTCCAGACAGTAAGCTTCTTGCCTCTGCCAGTTCCGACCATACGATTAAGCTATGGAACCGTAACGGGCAGTTACTCAAAACACTGGTTGGACATGCGGGGCCTGTCCATTCTGTGAAGTTCAGCCCAGATGGCAACCTGTTGGTTTCAGCCGGAGCCGATCAAACTGTACGGTTGTGGCGGCGGGATGGCTTGCTTATTCGCATCCTGCAAAACTTCAACCGCGGGTTGCTCTCAGCCAGCTTTAGCCCCAACGGACGTAGCCTGGCTGTTTCCGGCTGGGATAATACGGTTCAGCTAATGACCTTGCAGGGAAAAGTCATCACCCAACTGAAGGGTCACCAGGGATGGGTTTACAGCGTGATGTTTAGTCGGAATGGCAAGCACCTGTTGACTGCTAGCTACGACGGCACTGCAAAGATTTGGAGCCAAGATGGTCACCTTGTACAGACTTTGAGGGGACACGAAGATGGAGTAGTTGCTGCAGTGTTTAGCCATGACGAGCGCTTTATTGCTACGGCCAGTTATGACGGCACTGTAAAGCTGTGGAAGCAGGATGGCAGGCTAATTACAACGCTGCGGGGACATCGCGATCGCGTCAGTGATGTAAGCTTTAGCCAGGATGGTAACTTGCTAGCTACTGCCAGCGAAGATCAAACCGTCTTGCTTTGGAAGTTTGCGATTCAAGGAGAATTGGACAAGCTTCTGGCACGAAGCTGCGAGTGGACCCATGATTACTTGCAAACCCATGCCCAGATACTTACTGAGATTCAGACATTTTGCAAAACCCAGCCGCAATAG
- a CDS encoding hypothetical protein (IMG reference gene:2510095885) translates to MQRTILMLAGTVVALVGFVPVSVAQNQSSSPSPAELLGVQERSIQKNSRPMPQVIPPESNQVSDSSDNQLLLYRIDRNTRVVVGPSRSTAQPGDFPNTAPDRDNRLQLLLDLDQ, encoded by the coding sequence ATGCAACGGACGATACTCATGCTTGCTGGGACAGTTGTGGCTCTAGTCGGCTTCGTTCCTGTTAGTGTTGCCCAAAATCAGTCCTCATCACCGTCACCCGCTGAGCTATTGGGGGTTCAAGAACGGTCTATTCAAAAAAACTCCAGACCTATGCCCCAAGTCATTCCCCCAGAATCAAACCAGGTCTCTGATTCCTCCGATAACCAACTCTTGCTATACAGGATTGATCGCAATACACGGGTTGTGGTTGGTCCCAGTCGTAGCACTGCTCAACCAGGTGATTTCCCTAATACAGCTCCCGATAGAGATAATAGACTGCAGCTACTCCTCGATTTAGATCAATAA
- a CDS encoding hypothetical protein (IMG reference gene:2510095886), translating to MNKPLDEARSHELAQQVKSKTKAPFENAHRAALAVSGAHYVQGFLVVKNRTKPLEHAWIELEDCILDPSFPFLNHSSEQLYYFPVQRLTVKQLKTAIEEAKEDYPDDPPLPIYGAAPYEYYGDVMLGGRDYQEAFEAAQRQCQALKSPSSGNGKRF from the coding sequence ATGAATAAGCCACTGGATGAAGCGCGATCGCACGAATTGGCGCAACAGGTCAAAAGCAAAACAAAAGCGCCATTTGAGAATGCCCATCGAGCAGCACTAGCGGTTTCGGGAGCGCATTACGTTCAGGGCTTCCTGGTAGTGAAAAATCGTACTAAACCCCTGGAGCATGCCTGGATTGAGTTAGAAGATTGCATCCTCGATCCATCCTTTCCCTTCCTGAATCACTCGTCTGAGCAACTTTACTACTTCCCAGTGCAGCGCCTGACGGTAAAGCAACTCAAAACTGCGATCGAAGAAGCTAAAGAAGACTACCCAGATGATCCACCTTTGCCGATTTATGGAGCGGCTCCCTATGAATACTACGGAGATGTGATGCTCGGTGGTCGAGATTACCAGGAAGCTTTTGAAGCGGCTCAACGTCAATGTCAGGCGTTGAAATCTCCATCATCTGGAAACGGCAAACGGTTCTAG
- a CDS encoding serine/threonine protein kinase (IMG reference gene:2510095887~PFAM: Protein kinase domain) produces the protein MNSLVGKSLQDGKYTLDQVLGEGGFGVTFRATHHYLQQTVVIKTLNPSSQPQAEFSAVQRQFQDEGRRLALCTHPNIVRVSDFFIENGIPFLVMDYIPGCTLEELVFPEQPLPETTAIHYIRQIGAALQVVHTNGLLHRDVKPQNIILRQGTSTVILIDFGIAREFTLGATQTHTSIISTGYAPPEQYLSQAQRTPATDVYGLAATLYALLTAHVPVPSILRDRQPMPAPKDLRPDITAATNQAIMRGMALDVQYRPATVEDWLRLLPDNLTTSAPIAAQPASLKTAATVPISPPMPPVAPNGYTPEVYSTPQPPLSPQRSRPRLGILLAMAAIASASASALGAYWYHSQSNSANLVKPSPSPTVTISPSPSSITSPTPAPPPVVVSPSPTPSLSPEPVPPEATPDEEGTLTDLAVPGYPTGTGIDSIKTQLGEPTTAKEGFWANTRAVQYDLVPDQVTVAYLYDKTTNKVRQTEASFAQSVDRTVMANTLNSMLNGALTAPIEEGLNNVRNRNSNQYTFNTGALKGVIERNDKDRVYIAVWEADLH, from the coding sequence ATGAACTCGTTGGTCGGCAAATCGTTACAGGATGGCAAGTATACTCTTGATCAGGTGCTAGGGGAAGGTGGTTTTGGGGTGACCTTCCGAGCCACTCATCATTACCTGCAACAAACAGTCGTCATCAAGACCCTGAACCCATCCAGTCAGCCGCAGGCAGAATTTAGTGCTGTACAGCGACAATTCCAGGATGAAGGGCGAAGACTGGCACTGTGCACCCATCCCAATATTGTGCGGGTCAGCGATTTTTTTATTGAGAATGGCATACCCTTTTTAGTAATGGATTATATTCCTGGCTGCACCCTGGAAGAACTTGTTTTTCCCGAACAACCTTTGCCTGAAACCACAGCTATTCACTACATCCGGCAGATTGGGGCAGCACTCCAGGTAGTCCATACGAATGGGTTGTTGCATCGAGATGTCAAGCCTCAAAACATTATTCTTCGTCAAGGAACAAGCACAGTTATTCTGATTGATTTTGGCATTGCTCGCGAATTTACCTTGGGAGCAACCCAAACCCATACCAGTATCATTTCCACTGGTTATGCACCGCCAGAGCAGTATCTATCGCAGGCGCAGCGCACTCCCGCAACTGATGTATACGGGCTGGCGGCAACGCTCTACGCCCTCTTAACGGCTCATGTGCCAGTGCCTTCGATTCTGCGCGATCGCCAACCCATGCCTGCTCCCAAAGATTTGCGTCCCGATATTACAGCAGCCACGAATCAAGCAATTATGCGAGGGATGGCGTTAGATGTGCAGTATCGCCCAGCGACAGTTGAGGATTGGCTGCGATTATTACCGGATAACCTGACCACCAGTGCACCCATCGCAGCTCAGCCAGCAAGTCTCAAAACGGCTGCAACTGTTCCGATTAGTCCACCAATGCCCCCAGTTGCCCCAAATGGTTATACGCCGGAGGTGTATAGCACTCCACAACCTCCTCTCTCACCTCAGCGATCTCGCCCCAGGTTAGGCATTCTTCTGGCTATGGCTGCGATCGCCAGTGCGTCTGCCTCCGCTTTAGGAGCTTACTGGTATCATTCCCAATCCAACTCTGCCAATTTGGTAAAGCCTTCACCTTCACCAACGGTTACCATATCTCCTTCTCCCTCATCCATTACATCTCCTACTCCTGCACCACCACCTGTTGTAGTTTCCCCCTCCCCTACTCCCTCTCTCTCCCCCGAACCTGTGCCACCCGAAGCGACTCCTGATGAGGAGGGAACTCTAACTGATCTAGCGGTGCCTGGTTATCCTACTGGTACAGGAATTGACAGCATTAAGACACAATTAGGCGAACCCACAACAGCCAAAGAAGGATTTTGGGCAAATACGCGAGCTGTACAGTATGATCTTGTACCTGACCAGGTAACAGTTGCCTATTTGTACGACAAGACTACAAACAAGGTACGGCAAACAGAGGCATCATTCGCGCAGTCAGTAGATCGCACCGTGATGGCAAATACCCTGAACAGTATGCTCAATGGTGCTCTCACAGCACCGATTGAAGAAGGCTTGAACAATGTGCGAAATCGAAATTCCAATCAATATACTTTCAATACGGGAGCCTTGAAAGGAGTGATTGAACGAAATGATAAAGACCGCGTTTATATTGCTGTTTGGGAAGCTGATTTACATTAG
- a CDS encoding putative phosphohydrolase (IMG reference gene:2510095888~PFAM: Calcineurin-like phosphoesterase) — protein sequence MSLDFRFAIISDLHIALPHTVWEHPNRVHLVEISIPALEVILDRLSQLKLDFLLLPGDLTQHGEPENHAWLADRLAKLPYPAYVIPGNHDLPQTLGDAAAIAPEDFPHYYRAFGYQDSHQLYYTQALLPGVRLIGLNSIEFDSSGKQVGRLDTLQLEWLKAILAAFPDDLKLVMIHHNIVEHLPNQARHPLAKRYFLQNAAELRTTLQQGGVQLVFTGHLHVQDVAYHDGLYDITTGSLISYPHPYRLLHYSVNSHQQHYLTIHSERVTSVPGWQELPQVSRDRLALQSPPFLRQLLTHSPLSLSADEAEALIPDLRNFWSDIASGDAIFHFPHFPTTVREYFERYSAITPEGHLELIDNHTTLLLNNTLQTYPL from the coding sequence ATGAGTCTGGATTTTCGATTTGCAATTATTAGCGACCTACATATCGCGTTGCCTCACACTGTTTGGGAGCATCCTAATCGAGTGCATCTGGTTGAAATCAGCATTCCTGCTCTAGAAGTCATCTTAGACCGTCTCAGTCAGTTAAAGTTGGATTTTTTGCTGCTGCCAGGAGATTTAACCCAGCACGGTGAGCCAGAAAATCACGCCTGGTTAGCCGATCGCTTGGCAAAACTTCCCTACCCAGCTTACGTGATTCCGGGAAATCACGACTTGCCTCAGACCCTGGGAGATGCAGCGGCGATCGCCCCAGAGGACTTTCCCCATTATTACCGGGCATTCGGCTACCAGGACTCTCATCAACTTTATTACACTCAAGCTTTATTGCCAGGCGTGCGCCTGATTGGGCTAAATTCGATTGAGTTTGACAGTTCAGGAAAACAGGTTGGACGATTAGACACGCTCCAACTGGAGTGGTTAAAAGCCATATTGGCAGCGTTTCCCGATGACCTGAAACTGGTAATGATTCATCACAACATTGTGGAGCATCTTCCCAATCAAGCACGGCATCCCCTGGCGAAGCGATACTTTTTGCAGAATGCGGCTGAGTTACGCACAACATTACAGCAGGGAGGGGTACAACTAGTTTTCACAGGGCATTTGCATGTACAGGATGTGGCATATCACGATGGACTATACGATATCACAACTGGCTCGCTCATTAGCTATCCCCATCCCTATCGCCTGCTGCATTATTCTGTAAATTCCCATCAGCAGCACTATCTCACAATTCATTCGGAGCGAGTTACCTCAGTTCCCGGTTGGCAGGAATTGCCGCAAGTCTCCCGCGATCGCCTGGCACTACAATCCCCCCCTTTTCTACGACAGTTGCTGACCCATTCGCCACTTAGCCTGTCTGCTGACGAAGCGGAAGCCTTGATTCCTGACCTCCGAAATTTCTGGTCAGACATTGCCAGCGGAGATGCGATTTTCCACTTTCCTCACTTTCCAACTACTGTGCGCGAGTATTTTGAACGTTACAGCGCCATAACCCCAGAGGGACATCTAGAGTTAATCGATAATCACACAACTTTGTTATTGAACAACACCCTCCAGACCTATCCACTCTAG
- a CDS encoding hypothetical protein (IMG reference gene:2510095889) encodes MNMQLTAKACASALLGSLLLGGTILITPAAQAQQTVPSVPTAATAQWKPFTPAKGGFTITMPGQPTERTQTLDTPAGNISTYFYSSSSNGGKVNYTVSYVDLPKGVSEMPANLLLEAIASGLTGDERVKVLSEKVITLDNHPGREFKIESPTKSIVRHRAYLVNQRVYQVVAEVPAAEESTLGKEVERFLESFKLQ; translated from the coding sequence ATGAATATGCAACTCACTGCTAAAGCCTGCGCTTCTGCTCTACTCGGAAGTCTTTTGCTAGGAGGGACAATTCTGATCACTCCTGCTGCTCAAGCTCAGCAAACAGTTCCATCTGTCCCCACTGCTGCAACTGCTCAATGGAAACCGTTTACGCCTGCGAAGGGTGGCTTTACGATTACGATGCCTGGTCAGCCAACTGAACGCACTCAAACCCTTGATACCCCAGCGGGCAATATCAGTACTTATTTCTATAGCAGCAGTTCCAACGGTGGAAAAGTAAACTACACCGTCTCATACGTGGATCTACCAAAAGGGGTTAGTGAAATGCCTGCCAATTTGCTGCTAGAAGCGATCGCTAGTGGGTTAACTGGGGATGAGCGAGTGAAGGTATTGAGCGAAAAGGTGATTACTCTAGACAATCACCCTGGACGTGAGTTTAAGATCGAAAGCCCAACTAAATCGATCGTTCGACACCGAGCCTATCTTGTTAACCAGCGGGTTTATCAAGTGGTTGCAGAAGTTCCAGCCGCTGAGGAATCAACTCTGGGCAAGGAGGTTGAACGGTTTTTGGAGTCATTTAAGTTGCAATAG
- a CDS encoding tRNA (guanine-N(7)-)-methyltransferase (IMG reference gene:2510095890~PFAM: Putative methyltransferase~TIGRFAM: tRNA (guanine-N(7)-)-methyltransferase) yields MPIVRVREHVNPLSKKYQIAATPPDWQTIYTDITRPLHLDIGCGKGRFLLEMAQRQPDWNYLGLEIREPLVEQANQWRMAANLSNLYYLFCNANNSLRPLLNSLPSDVLHVVTIQFPDPWFKRRHQKRRVVQPELVADLSEFLVEGGTVFIQSDVEEVALEMRDRFDEHPAFIRQHMDWLSTNPMPVQTERELLVLSFHDPVYRAIYTHDRSHIRS; encoded by the coding sequence TTGCCAATTGTTCGCGTTCGAGAACACGTCAATCCCCTCAGCAAAAAGTATCAAATTGCCGCCACCCCTCCTGACTGGCAAACTATTTACACAGATATTACGCGCCCATTGCATCTGGATATTGGTTGTGGCAAAGGGCGGTTTTTGCTGGAAATGGCACAGCGCCAACCTGATTGGAATTACCTGGGTTTGGAGATTCGAGAACCACTAGTGGAGCAAGCCAATCAATGGCGGATGGCGGCAAATCTGTCCAATTTGTACTATTTATTCTGCAACGCCAATAATTCTCTGCGCCCATTGCTGAATTCTTTGCCATCTGATGTGTTGCATGTGGTAACGATTCAATTTCCAGATCCCTGGTTCAAACGTCGGCATCAAAAACGGCGAGTGGTGCAGCCAGAGCTTGTGGCAGATTTGTCTGAGTTTTTGGTGGAGGGTGGCACAGTGTTTATTCAGTCGGATGTGGAGGAAGTGGCACTGGAGATGCGCGATCGCTTTGATGAACACCCAGCTTTCATCCGGCAGCACATGGATTGGCTCTCTACTAACCCAATGCCAGTGCAGACCGAACGAGAATTGCTGGTGCTGTCGTTTCATGATCCGGTGTATCGCGCCATTTACACCCACGATCGCAGCCACATCCGGAGTTGA